The following are encoded together in the Bacillus sp. NP157 genome:
- a CDS encoding pyridoxal phosphate-dependent aminotransferase — translation MQVETKLPKVGTTIFSVMSQLALEHKAVNLGQGFPDFEPPPALREAITRAMAEGKNQYAPGVGIAKLREQIALKTERLYGHRVSPDTEVTVTSGATEALFSAIAAVVRAGDEVIVFDPCYDSYEPAIELQGATAVHIPLELPSFGIDWQRVRDAITPKTRMILVNSPHNPSGAVLSRGDLDELAAIIRDTPIVVLSDEVYEHIVFDGAEHQSVLRHEELAARSIVVSSFGKTYHCTGWKVGYAVAPKALTAEFRKVHQYLTFCTFHPAQVAFGEFLETSPEHYLELPTFYQAKRDRFRALLAPSRLKLLDVPGGYFQLVDYTAIRDVDDINFSEWLVREGGVAAIPLSPFYESAPDTRLVRLCFAKNDATMEAAAELLCKL, via the coding sequence ATGCAGGTCGAAACCAAGCTTCCCAAGGTCGGCACGACCATTTTCAGCGTGATGAGCCAGCTCGCGCTCGAGCACAAGGCGGTGAACCTCGGCCAGGGCTTTCCTGATTTCGAGCCGCCGCCGGCGTTGCGCGAGGCGATCACCCGGGCCATGGCCGAGGGCAAGAACCAGTACGCGCCCGGCGTCGGCATCGCGAAGCTGCGCGAGCAGATCGCGCTGAAAACCGAGCGCCTCTACGGCCACCGGGTGAGCCCGGATACCGAGGTCACGGTCACCTCCGGTGCGACCGAGGCCCTGTTCTCGGCGATCGCCGCGGTGGTCCGCGCCGGCGACGAAGTCATCGTGTTCGACCCGTGCTACGACAGTTACGAGCCCGCGATCGAGCTGCAGGGCGCGACCGCCGTGCATATCCCGCTGGAACTGCCCTCGTTCGGCATCGACTGGCAACGCGTGCGCGATGCGATCACGCCGAAGACGCGGATGATCCTCGTCAACTCGCCGCACAACCCGTCCGGCGCGGTGCTGTCGCGTGGCGACCTCGACGAGCTGGCCGCGATCATCCGCGACACGCCGATCGTCGTGCTGTCCGACGAAGTCTACGAGCACATCGTGTTCGACGGCGCCGAGCACCAGAGCGTGCTTCGCCACGAGGAACTCGCCGCGCGCAGCATCGTCGTGTCGTCGTTCGGCAAGACCTACCATTGCACCGGCTGGAAAGTCGGCTACGCGGTGGCGCCGAAGGCGCTGACGGCCGAATTCCGCAAGGTGCACCAGTACCTCACCTTCTGCACCTTCCATCCAGCGCAGGTGGCGTTCGGCGAATTCCTTGAAACGTCGCCCGAGCACTACCTCGAGCTGCCGACGTTCTACCAGGCCAAGCGCGATCGTTTCCGCGCACTGCTGGCCCCGTCGCGGCTGAAGCTGCTCGACGTCCCGGGTGGCTACTTCCAGTTGGTCGACTACACCGCCATCCGCGACGTGGACGACATCAACTTCAGTGAGTGGCTGGTCCGCGAAGGGGGCGTCGCCGCCATCCCGCTCAGCCCGTTCTATGAAAGCGCGCCGGACACACGGCTGGTCCGGCTGTGCTTCGCCAAGAACGACGCCACGATGGAAGCCGCCGCGGAGCTGCTGTGCAAACTCTGA
- a CDS encoding C13 family peptidase — MPSNLDPRRRTAIYTLAGFIAGAVLTAGVLRFGPHPVVTTTVGGLPAPATTTAVETGPVPATPATVASKKPAHATTTATATPAPAEASSVADAEDDEGMQLDVGNWPDNAPTPEQVFAAQPDAMRAAIGHLAKRTPGKPNVYAVAFGGDGSEDVFRNEAEYLDRLVGGRFGSPGHTLVLENHPDTLSSHPLASWTNLEAALDGLGKVMNPKEDILLLYIATHGGSDHSLLVDMDPIPLDQLDPDGLKSILAKHDFRWKVVVVNACYSGGFVPTLRGDGALVMTSARKDRTSFGCGSDSDITYFGHAWLADALNDTPDFIEAFDRAKVEIAGWEKRDAVTPSEPQIDVGAGIAEKLAAWRKTAKIGPAVPFVAPAKP; from the coding sequence ATGCCATCCAACCTTGATCCACGCCGGCGCACGGCGATCTACACGCTGGCCGGCTTCATCGCCGGCGCGGTGCTGACCGCCGGCGTCCTGCGTTTTGGGCCCCACCCCGTCGTGACCACCACGGTGGGTGGCCTGCCGGCCCCCGCCACGACCACCGCCGTGGAGACCGGGCCCGTGCCTGCGACCCCGGCGACGGTGGCTTCGAAGAAGCCCGCCCACGCGACGACCACGGCAACCGCCACGCCCGCGCCCGCCGAGGCCTCCAGCGTCGCCGACGCCGAGGATGACGAGGGCATGCAACTGGACGTGGGCAACTGGCCGGACAACGCGCCGACGCCCGAACAGGTCTTCGCCGCCCAGCCGGATGCCATGCGCGCCGCGATCGGCCACCTGGCCAAACGCACCCCCGGCAAGCCCAACGTCTACGCGGTGGCCTTCGGCGGCGACGGCTCCGAGGACGTGTTCCGCAACGAGGCGGAATACCTCGACCGCCTGGTTGGCGGCCGCTTCGGCAGCCCGGGGCACACGCTGGTGCTGGAGAACCACCCCGACACGCTGTCCAGCCATCCGCTTGCCAGCTGGACCAACCTGGAAGCGGCACTCGACGGCCTCGGCAAGGTGATGAACCCCAAAGAGGACATCCTCCTGCTCTACATCGCGACCCATGGGGGCAGCGACCACAGCCTGCTGGTCGACATGGATCCGATCCCGCTCGACCAGCTGGATCCGGACGGCCTGAAGTCGATCCTCGCCAAACACGATTTCCGCTGGAAGGTCGTGGTCGTGAACGCCTGCTACTCCGGCGGCTTCGTGCCGACGCTGCGTGGCGACGGCGCCCTGGTCATGACCTCGGCACGCAAGGACCGCACCTCGTTCGGCTGCGGCAGCGATTCGGACATCACCTATTTCGGCCACGCCTGGCTCGCCGACGCGCTGAACGACACGCCGGATTTCATCGAAGCGTTCGACCGCGCCAAGGTGGAGATCGCCGGGTGGGAGAAGCGAGACGCGGTGACGCCGTCCGAACCGCAGATCGACGTCGGCGCCGGCATTGCCGAGAAGCTGGCGGCGTGGCGCAAGACGGCGAAGATCGGGCCGGCGGTACCGTTCGTCGCGCCGGCGAAACCCTAG
- a CDS encoding DEAD/DEAH box helicase, with protein sequence MAAYLQARRTDEADAALATTHDGRTLAHRLTDKYADRVASAFTVFGRPGDFVPLPDDLPPRLAAALTARGIDKLYSHQQEAWQAARAGRNVLVATPTASGKTLCYTLPVISSVLEAGAKALYLFPTKALAQDQVSELLELNRAGDLGVKAFTFDGDTPGDARQAIRLHGDVVVSNPDMLHQAILPHHTKWAQFFENLRYVVIDEIHTYRGVFGSHLANVLRRLRRICAFYGVRPQFVLCSATIGNAQEHAEALIEDDVLAIARSGAPSGDKHVLLWNPPVVNPDLGLRASARSQTNLIARVAIKAKMKTLVFAQSRLMVEVLTKYLKDVFDHDTRKAPRIRAYRGGYLPTERREVEREMRAGNVDGIVSTSALELGVDIGSLDAVVLNGYPGSIAATWQRFGRAGRRQQPSLGVLVATSAPLDQYLMRHPAFLTEATPEHARIQPDQPLILLDHIRCAAFELPFIGGDPFGPNDAEPYLQVLQEAEVLHREGERWEWIADSYPANAVSLRSVADGNFVVVDRTEGRQKIIAEVDYSAAALTLYEGAIHMIQSVPYQVERLDWEGRKAYCTRTHVDYYTDAIDYTKLKELECFDGAKAGEGSARHGEVHVVRRVSGYKKIRYYTHENIGYGPVNLPDQELHSTAVWWQLPQAVLDEVFRSRQHALDGFLGAAYALHTAAVVAVMAEARDLQKAVGSGDGGWSAQVDAGGRGQIRAPDGSLALPDAFDRFLPTVYLYDNFPGGVGLSEPLFRRAPELVRDALASVLGCECKAGCPACVGPVLAADEHREATPRALAAKVLELLGAQA encoded by the coding sequence ATGGCCGCCTACCTGCAAGCCCGACGCACCGACGAGGCCGACGCGGCCCTCGCTACCACCCATGACGGCCGCACGCTGGCCCACCGCCTGACGGACAAGTACGCCGACCGGGTCGCCTCGGCGTTCACCGTATTCGGCCGTCCCGGCGACTTCGTCCCGCTGCCCGACGACCTGCCGCCCCGGCTCGCGGCCGCGCTGACGGCGCGCGGCATCGACAAGCTCTACTCGCATCAGCAGGAGGCCTGGCAGGCGGCCCGTGCCGGCCGTAACGTGCTGGTGGCCACGCCCACCGCCTCGGGCAAGACGCTCTGCTACACCTTGCCGGTGATCTCCTCCGTGCTGGAGGCGGGCGCCAAGGCCCTGTACCTGTTCCCGACCAAGGCGCTGGCGCAGGACCAGGTGTCCGAACTGCTGGAGCTGAACCGGGCAGGGGATCTCGGCGTGAAGGCCTTCACCTTCGATGGCGACACCCCGGGCGACGCGCGGCAGGCGATTCGCCTGCATGGCGACGTGGTGGTCAGCAACCCGGACATGCTGCACCAGGCCATCCTGCCGCATCACACCAAATGGGCGCAGTTCTTCGAAAACCTGCGCTACGTGGTGATCGACGAGATCCACACCTACCGCGGCGTGTTCGGCTCGCACCTCGCAAACGTGCTGCGCCGGCTCAGGCGCATCTGCGCGTTTTACGGCGTGCGTCCGCAGTTCGTGCTGTGTTCCGCCACCATCGGTAACGCGCAGGAGCATGCCGAGGCGCTGATCGAAGATGACGTGCTGGCGATCGCACGCAGCGGCGCACCCAGTGGCGACAAGCACGTGCTGTTGTGGAACCCGCCGGTGGTCAACCCCGACCTCGGCCTGCGCGCGTCCGCACGCTCGCAGACCAACCTGATCGCCCGCGTCGCGATCAAGGCGAAGATGAAGACACTGGTGTTCGCCCAGTCGCGCCTGATGGTCGAGGTGCTGACCAAATACCTCAAGGACGTGTTCGACCACGACACGCGCAAGGCGCCGCGGATCCGTGCCTATCGCGGCGGCTACCTGCCGACCGAGCGGCGCGAAGTGGAGCGAGAGATGCGCGCGGGCAACGTCGACGGCATCGTGTCGACCTCGGCGCTGGAGCTGGGCGTGGATATCGGCAGCCTCGACGCCGTGGTGCTGAACGGCTATCCCGGCTCTATCGCCGCGACATGGCAGCGTTTCGGTCGTGCCGGGCGCCGCCAGCAGCCGTCGCTGGGCGTGCTGGTAGCGACCAGTGCACCGCTGGACCAATACCTGATGCGCCATCCGGCTTTCCTCACCGAGGCGACGCCGGAGCACGCCCGGATCCAGCCCGACCAGCCGCTGATCCTGCTCGACCATATCCGCTGCGCGGCGTTCGAGCTGCCGTTCATCGGTGGCGACCCGTTCGGTCCGAACGACGCCGAGCCTTACCTGCAGGTGCTGCAGGAAGCCGAGGTATTGCATCGCGAGGGCGAACGCTGGGAGTGGATCGCCGACAGTTACCCGGCCAACGCGGTCAGCCTGCGTTCGGTCGCCGACGGCAATTTCGTCGTGGTCGATCGCACGGAAGGGCGGCAGAAGATCATCGCCGAAGTGGACTATTCCGCCGCGGCGCTGACCCTTTACGAGGGCGCGATCCACATGATCCAGAGCGTGCCCTACCAGGTGGAACGGCTGGACTGGGAGGGACGCAAGGCCTACTGCACGCGCACCCATGTCGACTACTACACCGACGCCATCGACTACACCAAGCTCAAGGAACTGGAGTGTTTCGACGGGGCGAAGGCGGGGGAGGGCAGTGCACGGCACGGCGAGGTGCACGTGGTACGGCGTGTGTCCGGTTACAAGAAGATCCGTTACTACACGCACGAGAACATCGGCTATGGCCCGGTGAACCTGCCCGACCAGGAACTGCATTCCACGGCGGTGTGGTGGCAGTTGCCGCAGGCCGTGCTGGATGAGGTATTCCGTTCGCGCCAGCATGCGCTGGATGGCTTCCTCGGCGCGGCGTACGCGCTGCACACGGCGGCCGTCGTCGCCGTGATGGCCGAGGCGCGTGACCTGCAGAAAGCGGTGGGCTCCGGCGATGGTGGCTGGTCCGCGCAGGTGGATGCCGGTGGCCGTGGGCAGATCCGCGCACCGGATGGTTCGCTGGCGCTCCCCGATGCGTTCGACCGCTTCCTGCCCACGGTCTATCTCTACGATAACTTCCCCGGCGGCGTCGGCCTCAGCGAGCCGTTGTTCCGGCGCGCACCGGAGCTGGTCCGTGACGCGCTGGCGTCGGTACTGGGCTGCGAGTGCAAGGCCGGCTGCCCGGCCTGCGTCGGGCCCGTGCTCGCCGCCGACGAGCACCGCGAAGCGACGCCCAGGGCCCTGGCGGCGAAGGTGCTCGAGTTGCTTGGAGCGCAGGCGTGA
- a CDS encoding methylthioribulose 1-phosphate dehydratase has product MTKTHDHIEPALLAQRADAIADAARELAAAGWTPATSSNFSMRLDDSLAAITISGRDKGRLGRDDIMVIDMDGNAVGSQSRPSAETGLHTQVYKRFPDANVVLHTHSRTQSVASRLFATEGRIRLEGWELQKAIAGYTTHDSVLEIPVFPNTQHMPELEAQVDAWIDSGKPLYAYLINGHGIYTWGRDMAETRRHLEALEFLLGCELDLRRLSP; this is encoded by the coding sequence ATGACCAAGACCCACGACCACATCGAACCCGCCCTGCTCGCCCAACGCGCCGACGCCATCGCCGACGCCGCACGCGAGCTCGCCGCCGCCGGCTGGACACCCGCCACCAGCAGCAACTTCTCGATGCGCCTCGACGACAGCCTCGCCGCCATCACCATCTCCGGCCGCGACAAAGGCCGGCTCGGCCGCGACGACATCATGGTCATCGACATGGACGGCAACGCCGTCGGCAGCCAGTCCCGGCCGTCCGCCGAAACCGGCCTGCACACCCAGGTCTACAAACGGTTCCCCGACGCCAACGTCGTGCTGCACACCCACTCCCGCACCCAGAGCGTCGCCTCCCGGCTGTTCGCCACCGAAGGCCGCATCAGGCTCGAAGGCTGGGAACTGCAGAAAGCCATCGCCGGCTACACCACGCACGACAGCGTCCTTGAGATCCCCGTCTTCCCCAACACGCAGCACATGCCTGAGCTCGAAGCCCAGGTCGATGCCTGGATCGACAGCGGCAAGCCGCTGTACGCCTACCTGATCAACGGGCACGGCATCTACACCTGGGGCCGCGACATGGCGGAGACCCGCCGCCATCTCGAGGCTCTCGAATTCCTGCTGGGCTGCGAACTCGACCTTCGGAGGCTTTCCCCATGA
- a CDS encoding acireductone dioxygenase yields MSRLRIYDDANHDAPVAVHEDHAAIAAALGQVGVRFEQWEANQPIQPGASQDEVIAAYRSDIDRLMQENGYQAVDVISLKPDNPDRAAFRSKFLNEHTHSEDEVRFFVAGAGQFTLHIEGKVYEVLCESGDLIGVPDGTPHWFDMSVAPYFVAIRLFTNTEGWVAKFTGEDIAERFPRMDPHPSAARAS; encoded by the coding sequence ATGAGCCGTCTGCGCATTTACGACGACGCCAACCACGACGCCCCCGTCGCGGTCCATGAAGACCACGCCGCCATTGCCGCCGCCCTGGGCCAGGTCGGCGTCCGCTTCGAACAGTGGGAGGCGAACCAGCCGATCCAGCCGGGCGCGAGCCAGGACGAGGTGATCGCCGCCTACCGCAGTGACATCGACCGCCTGATGCAGGAAAACGGCTACCAGGCCGTGGACGTGATCAGCCTCAAGCCGGACAACCCGGACCGCGCCGCGTTCCGCTCGAAGTTCCTCAACGAACACACCCACAGCGAAGACGAAGTGCGCTTCTTCGTCGCCGGCGCGGGCCAGTTCACCCTGCACATCGAGGGCAAGGTCTACGAAGTGCTGTGCGAGTCGGGCGACCTGATCGGCGTGCCCGATGGCACGCCGCACTGGTTCGACATGAGCGTGGCGCCGTACTTCGTCGCCATCCGCCTGTTCACCAATACCGAAGGCTGGGTGGCGAAGTTCACCGGCGAAGACATCGCCGAGCGCTTCCCGCGCATGGACCCCCACCCGTCGGCGGCGCGCGCGTCGTAA
- a CDS encoding amidohydrolase — protein sequence MQTLTVTLVQGATRWHDAPANREYYGRLVRGAAQSDLIVLPETFLSGFTNDTLGNAETMDGESVAWLRALATEVKATVTGSLVIREGETVFNRLIWASPDGSMAYYDKRHLFRMAGEHTRYGGGNERLIVELNGWRILPQVCYDLRFPVWLRNGRNEAAAGGMDYDLALFVANWPAPRRQPWRTLLRARAIENLAYVIGVNRVGVDGNDHPYAGDSAVIDPVGEPLVELGALEQVVTLAIDPAPLQAHRERFPAWMDADRFSLQAD from the coding sequence GTGCAAACTCTGACCGTCACCCTGGTGCAAGGCGCGACCCGCTGGCATGACGCGCCGGCGAACCGCGAGTACTACGGACGCCTGGTTCGCGGCGCGGCGCAGAGCGACCTCATCGTGCTGCCGGAGACCTTCCTCTCCGGCTTCACCAACGACACGCTCGGCAATGCCGAGACCATGGACGGCGAAAGCGTGGCCTGGCTGCGGGCACTCGCCACCGAGGTGAAGGCCACCGTCACCGGCAGCCTGGTGATCCGCGAGGGCGAGACGGTATTCAACCGGCTGATCTGGGCGTCACCGGATGGCTCGATGGCGTATTACGACAAACGCCACCTGTTCCGCATGGCCGGCGAACACACGCGCTACGGCGGCGGCAACGAGCGACTCATCGTCGAGTTGAACGGGTGGCGGATCCTGCCGCAGGTCTGCTACGACCTGCGTTTCCCGGTGTGGCTGCGCAACGGCCGCAACGAGGCGGCAGCGGGAGGCATGGATTACGACCTGGCCCTGTTCGTGGCGAACTGGCCGGCGCCACGCCGCCAGCCCTGGCGCACGCTGTTGCGCGCCCGCGCCATTGAGAACCTGGCCTACGTCATCGGCGTGAACCGCGTCGGCGTGGACGGCAACGACCACCCTTACGCGGGCGACAGTGCCGTGATTGATCCGGTCGGTGAGCCGCTGGTGGAGCTGGGCGCGCTGGAACAGGTCGTGACGCTGGCGATCGATCCCGCGCCGCTGCAGGCCCACCGCGAACGCTTCCCCGCGTGGATGGACGCCGACCGCTTCAGCCTCCAGGCCGACTGA
- the mtnC gene encoding acireductone synthase translates to MSDIRAVLTDIEGTTSSIDFVKDVLFPYARQHLPAFVETHADEPEVQHWLHEAAKEAGLVEASRTEVIDLLIRWIDEDRKATPLKALQGMIWREGYEAQAYVSHMYPEVAGQLKAWHDRGLKLYVYSSGSVPAQKLMFGFSESGDLTPLFSGYFDTQTGHKREVDSYRRIAEAIGLAPAQVLFLSDIREELDAARDAGMRTTHLVRPPLILQDAGHPAVTDFNAIQP, encoded by the coding sequence ATGTCCGACATCCGCGCCGTCCTCACCGACATCGAGGGCACGACCAGTTCGATCGATTTCGTGAAGGACGTGCTCTTTCCCTATGCCCGGCAACACCTGCCGGCCTTCGTGGAAACGCACGCCGACGAACCCGAGGTGCAGCACTGGCTGCATGAGGCGGCGAAGGAAGCCGGCCTGGTCGAGGCCTCGCGTACCGAGGTGATCGACCTGCTGATCCGCTGGATCGACGAAGATCGCAAAGCCACGCCGCTGAAGGCCCTGCAGGGCATGATCTGGCGCGAAGGCTACGAGGCCCAGGCCTACGTATCGCACATGTATCCCGAGGTCGCCGGCCAGCTCAAGGCGTGGCACGACCGCGGCCTCAAGCTGTACGTCTACTCGTCGGGCTCGGTGCCGGCGCAGAAACTGATGTTCGGCTTTAGCGAAAGCGGCGACCTGACCCCGCTGTTCTCCGGCTACTTCGACACCCAGACCGGGCACAAGCGCGAGGTGGATTCCTACCGGCGCATCGCCGAAGCGATCGGCCTGGCGCCGGCGCAGGTGTTGTTCCTGTCGGACATCCGCGAAGAGCTGGACGCCGCACGCGACGCCGGCATGCGTACGACCCACCTGGTCCGGCCGCCGCTGATCCTCCAGGACGCTGGCCACCCGGCGGTGACGGATTTCAATGCCATCCAACCTTGA
- a CDS encoding FMN-dependent NADH-azoreductase, whose product MKLLHIDASALGAYSVSRGLTQAIVAEFVQHHPGTEVTYRDVHAAPLAHWAMPAGENDPNAAEADKVMEEFLAAEVVVIGAPMYNFGISSSLKAWIDRIAVAGKTFSYTANGPQGLAGGKRVIIASSRGGVYSAGPAAGMDFQEPYLRAVLGFLGVTDIEVVRAEGVAMGDENKAKAIDGAVAGIGGLLRKAA is encoded by the coding sequence ATGAAACTCCTTCACATCGACGCCAGCGCCCTGGGCGCCTATTCCGTCTCGCGCGGCCTGACCCAGGCGATCGTCGCGGAGTTCGTCCAGCACCATCCGGGCACCGAGGTCACCTACCGTGACGTCCACGCCGCCCCGCTGGCCCATTGGGCGATGCCGGCTGGCGAAAACGACCCGAATGCCGCCGAAGCCGACAAGGTGATGGAAGAGTTCCTGGCGGCCGAGGTCGTCGTGATCGGTGCGCCGATGTACAACTTCGGCATCAGCAGCTCGCTTAAGGCCTGGATCGACCGCATCGCAGTCGCCGGCAAGACCTTCAGCTACACCGCGAACGGCCCGCAGGGCCTTGCAGGCGGCAAGCGCGTGATCATCGCGTCCAGCCGCGGCGGCGTGTACAGCGCCGGTCCGGCCGCCGGCATGGACTTCCAGGAGCCGTACCTGCGTGCCGTGCTGGGCTTCCTTGGCGTCACCGATATCGAGGTCGTCCGCGCCGAAGGCGTGGCAATGGGCGATGAGAACAAGGCCAAGGCCATTGATGGTGCGGTGGCGGGGATTGGTGGGTTGCTGCGCAAGGCTGCGTAA
- a CDS encoding LysR family transcriptional regulator encodes MEGALQDLNDLYFFASVVEHGGFSAAGRALGIPKSRLSKRIAQLEDRLGVRLLQRTTRRFVVTEIGERFYQHCRAVLEEAKAAQDAVDELRTEPRGVVRISCPISIAQNILGPMLPAFMLEHPKVQVRLTATNRRVDLIGEGYDIAVRVREKLDSDATLVLRSIGYARSLLVASPKFLDSHGRPKSLEELAQLPALSMYEHEGAQVWELVDAHGKKAAVEVKPRLVSGDFTVLISAAVQCCGVALLPEDYCAPMLTNGQLEWVLPEYTTAQGTLHFVYPSRRGLLPAVRSFVDFLAERLPKAQAEFHKDCEKVALDPSSRGAIAMQRMLGSADTAAFGRPNE; translated from the coding sequence ATGGAAGGCGCCCTGCAAGACCTCAACGACCTCTATTTCTTCGCCTCCGTGGTCGAACATGGCGGTTTCTCGGCCGCCGGACGCGCCCTGGGCATCCCCAAATCGCGTCTTTCCAAGCGGATCGCCCAGTTGGAAGACCGGCTCGGCGTGCGCCTGCTGCAGCGGACCACCCGCCGTTTCGTGGTCACCGAGATCGGCGAACGCTTCTACCAGCACTGCCGGGCGGTGCTGGAAGAGGCGAAGGCGGCCCAGGATGCCGTCGACGAGCTGCGCACCGAGCCGCGCGGCGTGGTCCGCATCAGCTGCCCGATCTCCATCGCCCAGAACATCCTCGGACCGATGCTGCCGGCCTTCATGCTGGAGCATCCGAAGGTCCAGGTGCGCCTCACCGCGACGAACCGCCGGGTCGACCTGATCGGCGAGGGCTACGATATCGCCGTCCGCGTACGCGAGAAGCTCGACAGCGACGCCACCCTGGTCCTGCGCAGCATCGGCTATGCGCGGAGCCTGCTGGTGGCCAGCCCGAAGTTCCTCGACAGCCACGGCCGGCCCAAATCGCTGGAGGAACTGGCCCAGCTGCCGGCCCTGTCGATGTACGAGCACGAAGGCGCCCAGGTCTGGGAACTGGTCGACGCGCATGGCAAGAAAGCCGCCGTGGAGGTCAAGCCGCGGCTGGTCAGCGGCGATTTCACCGTGCTGATCTCGGCCGCCGTGCAGTGCTGCGGCGTGGCCCTGCTGCCGGAAGACTACTGTGCGCCGATGCTGACCAACGGCCAGCTGGAGTGGGTGTTGCCGGAATACACCACGGCCCAGGGCACCTTGCATTTCGTTTATCCGAGCCGCCGCGGCCTGCTGCCGGCGGTGCGCAGCTTCGTCGATTTCCTGGCCGAACGGCTGCCCAAGGCCCAGGCCGAGTTCCACAAGGATTGCGAGAAGGTCGCGCTGGATCCCTCGAGCAGGGGGGCGATCGCCATGCAGCGCATGTTAGGATCGGCGGATACGGCCGCGTTTGGCCGTCCAAACGAATAA
- a CDS encoding ribonuclease H-like domain-containing protein, with protein sequence MSDLAARLKALRAQAGVRQPVVAKPAPAKAPATVDLAALRRMAGVRDRLGLVRAVPSRPATREVPGEEIAPGLRLLEQHFAWPEPPEEFDLAFARLTTARREHLLHFDTETTGLAGGTGTRAFMIGAADWVGGRLRVRQLYMTSMAAETAMLSEFARWVHADTVLVSYNGKSYDAPLLSTRYRLARLANPLVGLVHVDLLHPMRRRYRQVWENCRMQTAERKLLRIVREDDLPGSEAPRAWLTYLRGGSSTDLVRVAEHNLQDVRSLSGLLIEAHGWAARDAQDASLASNEK encoded by the coding sequence GTGAGCGACCTTGCCGCGCGACTGAAGGCGCTTCGTGCGCAGGCCGGGGTCAGGCAACCGGTGGTGGCGAAACCTGCGCCCGCCAAAGCCCCAGCCACCGTCGACCTTGCCGCGTTGCGGCGCATGGCTGGCGTGCGCGATCGACTGGGCCTGGTCCGCGCCGTGCCGTCGCGCCCGGCGACACGCGAGGTACCCGGCGAGGAAATCGCCCCCGGGCTGCGCCTGCTGGAGCAGCACTTCGCGTGGCCGGAGCCGCCCGAAGAGTTCGACCTGGCCTTCGCGCGCCTCACCACGGCGCGGCGCGAACACCTGCTGCATTTCGATACCGAGACCACCGGCCTCGCCGGCGGCACCGGTACGCGCGCTTTCATGATCGGCGCCGCCGACTGGGTCGGCGGCCGCCTGCGCGTACGCCAGCTGTACATGACCAGCATGGCGGCCGAGACGGCCATGCTCAGCGAGTTCGCCCGCTGGGTGCATGCCGACACGGTGCTGGTCAGTTACAACGGCAAGTCCTACGACGCGCCGCTGTTGTCGACGCGATACCGACTGGCGCGCCTGGCCAACCCGCTGGTGGGGCTGGTGCACGTCGACCTGCTGCACCCGATGCGCCGCCGTTATCGCCAGGTGTGGGAGAACTGCCGCATGCAGACCGCCGAGCGAAAGCTGTTGCGCATCGTGCGCGAGGATGACCTGCCGGGATCGGAAGCGCCGCGCGCCTGGCTGACCTATCTGCGCGGCGGCTCGTCGACCGACCTGGTACGCGTCGCCGAGCACAACCTGCAGGACGTGCGCAGCCTCAGTGGACTGCTGATCGAGGCACACGGCTGGGCCGCGCGGGATGCGCAGGACGCTTCGCTGGCCAGTAACGAAAAATAG
- a CDS encoding high-potential iron-sulfur protein, translated as MSQNDGKVEGRRRFLKVAAGSVAAATVLGGLPRVGQAQDLPHLLPSDPTASALKYVEDGTKGQGRKSPNDFCADCSFYQGKAGGAWGPCQLFPGKAVAAKGWCVSHAHVA; from the coding sequence ATGTCGCAGAACGATGGGAAGGTTGAGGGGCGTCGCCGTTTTCTGAAGGTGGCAGCAGGGTCCGTAGCGGCTGCGACGGTGCTGGGAGGCCTGCCGCGCGTGGGACAGGCGCAGGATCTTCCGCATCTGCTGCCGTCGGACCCGACGGCTTCGGCGCTGAAGTACGTCGAAGACGGCACCAAGGGACAGGGTCGTAAGTCGCCGAACGATTTCTGCGCCGACTGCAGCTTCTACCAGGGCAAGGCCGGTGGCGCCTGGGGTCCGTGCCAGCTGTTCCCGGGCAAGGCCGTCGCCGCGAAGGGCTGGTGCGTATCGCACGCCCACGTCGCCTGA